A single window of Cytobacillus dafuensis DNA harbors:
- a CDS encoding phosphoribosyltransferase family protein — protein MKTIHTLTCSPTKYMLPVLNQLRVEIDILENPYNLPIDQLFEMAARINKKRSFLFVSKILGKHIPIDPKTGILIGSLLANRYLEIVQGEYSSQRNELISSFMNEAVDSYFEEPFINKQINPVIIGFAETATALGHAFYQNFHNADYFHTTREQIVGLESVITFEEEHSHATSHRCYVDESLLNNNREVILVDDEMTTGKTTINIIRSIQSRFPRDMYTVVSILDWRSEENIEQFKDLERELGVTIQSVNLLKGRMNVSGSPNIKCPSVPTDVPHVSQTISTIIIDELFPEELTPMNFSSKSSEGKVKHVPYLKETGRFGLNSILNSKLNHSTKKIAAYLAELRSGRNTLCLGTGEFMYIPMKISSYMGSGICYQSTTRSPIYVDNHNHYGAKYGLSFPNPDDWEINQFVYNIPPYKYDDLFIFFERVVTEQELSPLLNELKRSFIKDIKIVFFNGGLVDE, from the coding sequence ATGAAGACTATACATACATTGACTTGCTCACCAACGAAGTATATGCTTCCAGTCCTCAACCAGTTAAGAGTTGAAATAGATATATTAGAAAATCCATATAATTTGCCAATAGATCAATTATTTGAAATGGCAGCAAGAATTAATAAGAAAAGATCATTTTTATTTGTAAGCAAAATATTAGGTAAACATATCCCAATTGACCCGAAAACAGGGATTTTGATTGGCTCGCTGTTGGCAAACCGCTATTTAGAGATTGTTCAAGGTGAATATTCTAGTCAAAGGAATGAACTGATCTCCTCGTTTATGAATGAAGCAGTAGACTCCTACTTTGAAGAACCGTTCATAAATAAACAGATCAACCCTGTTATTATCGGATTTGCAGAAACAGCTACTGCTCTTGGACATGCTTTTTATCAAAATTTTCATAATGCGGATTACTTTCATACAACAAGAGAACAGATTGTAGGGCTTGAGTCTGTTATTACATTTGAGGAAGAGCACTCCCATGCTACTTCACACCGGTGCTATGTAGATGAATCTCTCCTAAATAATAATAGAGAGGTAATTCTAGTTGATGATGAAATGACGACAGGAAAAACGACTATCAATATTATTCGATCAATTCAGAGCAGATTTCCAAGAGATATGTATACGGTTGTTTCTATACTAGATTGGCGTTCCGAGGAAAATATTGAACAGTTTAAAGACCTTGAAAGGGAGCTTGGGGTAACAATCCAATCAGTTAATCTCCTAAAGGGAAGGATGAACGTATCGGGTTCTCCTAATATCAAATGCCCGTCTGTTCCAACCGATGTACCTCATGTATCACAAACTATTTCAACGATTATTATCGATGAATTGTTTCCAGAGGAATTAACTCCGATGAACTTTTCGTCAAAATCATCGGAGGGGAAAGTAAAACACGTTCCATATTTAAAAGAGACTGGTAGATTTGGTTTAAATTCGATATTAAACTCTAAGTTGAACCACTCAACAAAGAAAATTGCTGCTTATTTAGCAGAGTTGAGATCTGGAAGGAACACTCTCTGTCTCGGAACAGGAGAATTCATGTATATACCAATGAAGATCTCTTCCTATATGGGTAGTGGGATTTGTTATCAGTCGACTACTAGAAGTCCTATCTATGTCGACAATCATAATCATTACGGAGCAAAATATGGTCTTTCTTTTCCAAATCCAGATGATTGGGAAATCAATCAATTCGTTTATAATATTCCTCCGTATAAATATGATGACCTATTTATTTTCTTTGAAAGAGTGGTTACTGAACAAGAACTTAGTCCATTACTTAACGAATTGAAGAGATCATTCATTAAAGATATAAAAATAGTATTCTTTAATGGAGGTTTAGTAGATGAATGA
- a CDS encoding TerC family protein, translating to MTIIEGIINTYAQFFDWDMWVQVLTDPVSWGLIGTLVIMEGLLSADNALVLAVMVKHLPEKQRKKALFYGLLGAYVFRFIAIGVGVYLIKLWWVKILGAGYLAWLSIKYFMDKKKEADADEEEAEGINKTGLLIRLFGTFWGTVAAVELMDIAFSVDSVLAAFGISEEVWVLLLGGMLGVLMMRGVAGVFLKLIDRVPELETSAYILILIIAVKMLLGVFGIEIEHIYFFIILLVTFAATFVVHFMNKKKEAAGE from the coding sequence ATGACGATTATTGAAGGTATTATAAATACCTATGCCCAATTTTTTGATTGGGACATGTGGGTACAAGTTTTAACAGATCCTGTAAGCTGGGGATTGATTGGAACACTTGTCATAATGGAAGGACTATTATCAGCGGATAATGCCCTAGTCCTTGCAGTTATGGTTAAACATTTGCCGGAAAAACAGCGCAAGAAAGCACTGTTCTACGGTTTGCTCGGAGCATATGTATTCCGTTTTATTGCGATTGGTGTCGGTGTATATTTAATTAAATTATGGTGGGTTAAGATTTTAGGAGCGGGCTACCTGGCATGGCTTTCAATTAAATATTTCATGGATAAGAAGAAGGAAGCTGATGCTGATGAAGAAGAAGCTGAAGGAATTAATAAAACTGGCTTATTAATTCGCCTCTTCGGTACTTTCTGGGGAACTGTAGCAGCTGTAGAGCTTATGGATATTGCATTTTCCGTTGATAGTGTATTAGCAGCCTTTGGTATCAGCGAGGAAGTTTGGGTCTTGTTATTAGGAGGAATGCTCGGCGTCTTGATGATGCGTGGAGTTGCCGGTGTTTTCTTAAAGCTAATCGATAGAGTTCCTGAGCTTGAAACTTCTGCGTATATTCTTATTCTAATCATCGCTGTAAAAATGTTGTTGGGTGTATTCGGAATCGAAATCGAACATATTTATTTCTTCATCATATTACTTGTTACTTTTGCAGCAACTTTCGTTGTTCACTTTATGAATAAGAAGAAAGAAGCTGCTGGTGAATAA
- a CDS encoding anthrax toxin lethal factor-related metalloendopeptidase, which produces MKRMLSLLFTLSISLPLMGSSQAETDGIILKDYASKSLLNQSLVLNSPNLLGNIIILPTEPFDELKAAEIISRIDNLPYSLLKKIANEHIKVKLFVGKLTDNPTASDLAGIIPRGYKNGTTWDDVPGIGGSKTVLVKIGNSEKGKGHSSVNLELHELAHSIDRHVYDGIRYDDKFLSAWNKEKTLLFPNNDYFLSFPEEYFAETFAMYYLGGKDRRLLKEKAPETYKFIKKLN; this is translated from the coding sequence ATGAAAAGAATGTTGTCATTATTATTCACCTTGTCAATTTCCCTTCCATTAATGGGGAGTTCGCAGGCTGAAACTGACGGTATCATCCTTAAGGATTATGCAAGTAAATCCCTTCTCAATCAATCACTTGTTCTAAACTCTCCGAATCTATTAGGAAATATTATCATTCTTCCAACTGAACCATTTGATGAGCTAAAAGCTGCTGAAATTATTTCACGGATTGATAATTTACCCTACTCACTTTTGAAGAAAATTGCAAATGAGCATATTAAGGTTAAATTATTTGTAGGTAAATTAACTGATAATCCTACTGCAAGTGATCTAGCAGGAATAATTCCGAGGGGATATAAAAACGGAACGACTTGGGATGATGTTCCTGGAATAGGGGGATCTAAAACAGTTCTTGTAAAGATCGGCAACAGTGAGAAGGGGAAAGGACACAGCTCTGTTAATTTAGAGCTGCATGAGCTTGCCCATTCTATTGATCGTCACGTTTATGATGGAATCCGTTATGATGATAAATTTCTTTCAGCATGGAATAAAGAAAAAACACTGTTATTTCCGAATAATGACTATTTCCTTTCATTTCCTGAAGAATACTTTGCTGAAACATTTGCTATGTATTACCTTGGTGGAAAAGATCGGAGACTACTAAAAGAAAAGGCACCTGAAACATACAAATTTATAAAAAAATTAAATTAG
- a CDS encoding toxic anion resistance protein translates to MNQTQQSNLELTLNKTQDDKLTEASASEIKLALRNDAEVQNLARSIDERDQIQILEFGKEPATQISRFSDQILGNMRATKVEDSGELLKQLGKIMDKFDKKDFEKTSGGLFGKLFKKGEKLIDKLFGKYQTMGMEIDKVYVEISKYQNEMVDSTTMLDQMYEQNYQYYLTLEKYAVAGQMKADELKTNQLPQLEARVASGDQMASMQLDTLRNAIDLLEQRVYDLEMAKMVSLQTAPQIRLLQRGNTKLIGKINSAFVTTIPIFKNGLIQAVAAKRQKLVADSMNELDRRTNEMLLRNAQNISSQSADIARLAGGPSIKIETIEESWNIIIKGMQETKAIEEDNKRLREEGTRRLEQLQDNFKKIKNQG, encoded by the coding sequence ATGAATCAAACGCAACAGTCCAATCTAGAACTGACCTTGAACAAAACGCAGGATGATAAGCTTACTGAAGCATCTGCATCCGAAATAAAATTAGCACTTCGTAATGATGCGGAGGTGCAGAATTTAGCACGTTCTATAGATGAAAGAGACCAAATTCAAATTTTAGAATTTGGGAAAGAACCAGCTACACAAATTTCTCGTTTCTCTGATCAAATTTTAGGCAATATGAGAGCTACTAAAGTAGAAGATTCGGGAGAACTATTAAAGCAGCTTGGTAAGATCATGGATAAGTTTGATAAAAAAGATTTTGAAAAGACATCTGGTGGATTATTTGGAAAGCTCTTCAAAAAAGGTGAAAAACTAATCGATAAACTGTTTGGGAAATACCAAACAATGGGAATGGAAATTGATAAAGTCTATGTCGAAATATCAAAGTATCAAAATGAGATGGTCGACTCGACTACAATGCTTGACCAAATGTACGAGCAAAACTATCAATATTATTTAACTCTTGAAAAATATGCTGTTGCAGGCCAAATGAAGGCTGATGAATTAAAGACAAATCAGCTTCCTCAGCTTGAAGCTCGCGTTGCATCAGGAGATCAAATGGCTTCTATGCAGCTCGATACTCTAAGAAATGCAATTGATTTATTAGAGCAAAGAGTTTACGATCTTGAAATGGCAAAGATGGTATCTTTACAAACTGCACCGCAAATTCGACTTTTGCAAAGAGGGAATACAAAGCTAATTGGGAAAATCAATTCAGCTTTTGTCACAACAATCCCAATCTTTAAAAACGGTTTAATTCAAGCAGTTGCTGCGAAAAGACAAAAGCTTGTAGCGGACTCTATGAATGAGCTTGATAGAAGGACGAATGAAATGCTACTGCGAAATGCTCAAAATATTTCATCTCAAAGTGCTGATATTGCTAGACTTGCAGGAGGACCTAGTATAAAGATCGAAACGATTGAAGAATCTTGGAATATTATTATTAAAGGAATGCAGGAAACAAAAGCAATTGAAGAAGATAATAAACGCTTAAGAGAAGAAGGAACAAGAAGATTAGAACAGCTGCAGGACAATTTTAAAAAAATAAAGAATCAAGGGTAA
- a CDS encoding TerD family protein: MAINLQKGQRVDLTKGNPGLSKIMVGLGWDPVQSKGGGGLFGSLFGGGGSPNVDCDASVLLLGENEKIRNNSDVIYFGNLKSNDGSVQHTGDNLTGDGDGDDEQVLIDLDRVPSQIQKLVFVVNIYDCLKRKQHFGMIQNAFIRIVNSANNQELIHFNLTDDYSGKTCLVVGEIYRNGGDWKFAAIGTGTSAAGLADVVRSYS; encoded by the coding sequence ATGGCAATTAATTTACAAAAGGGTCAACGTGTTGATTTAACGAAAGGAAATCCAGGTCTATCGAAAATTATGGTTGGGCTTGGCTGGGATCCCGTTCAAAGCAAGGGCGGTGGAGGATTATTCGGATCTTTATTTGGGGGCGGTGGAAGCCCGAATGTTGATTGTGATGCTTCAGTATTATTGCTGGGAGAAAATGAAAAAATTAGAAATAACAGCGATGTCATCTATTTTGGAAATTTAAAGAGCAACGATGGCAGTGTACAGCATACTGGAGATAACTTAACTGGTGATGGAGACGGAGATGATGAGCAAGTCCTAATTGACTTAGATCGGGTACCATCGCAAATTCAAAAGCTTGTTTTCGTTGTAAATATTTATGATTGTTTGAAAAGAAAACAGCATTTCGGTATGATTCAAAATGCCTTCATCCGTATCGTTAATTCAGCCAATAACCAGGAATTAATACATTTTAATTTAACAGATGATTATAGTGGCAAAACTTGCTTAGTTGTAGGGGAAATTTACCGTAACGGTGGAGATTGGAAATTTGCCGCAATTGGAACTGGTACATCCGCTGCAGGATTAGCAGATGTTGTTCGTTCTTATAGTTAA
- a CDS encoding dihydrofolate reductase, which yields MISLIWAMDENRVIGRNNELPWHIPEDLKFFKRTTMGQPIAMGRKTWDSLGRPLPGRDNIVVTRNPSFSYEGCTVLNSIEELMEFSNQRDDEIFVIGGAEIFKLVLPFTDRLYLTRIYHRFEGDTYFPEINFSEWELISKEKGLKDEKNPFDYEFEIYKRK from the coding sequence ATGATTTCTCTTATTTGGGCAATGGATGAAAATCGTGTTATTGGCAGAAATAATGAGCTTCCTTGGCATATTCCAGAAGACTTAAAATTTTTTAAAAGAACAACAATGGGGCAACCGATTGCAATGGGAAGAAAAACATGGGATTCTCTCGGGCGCCCTTTACCTGGGAGAGACAATATTGTCGTAACTCGTAATCCATCATTCTCATACGAAGGATGTACCGTACTAAATTCTATTGAAGAATTGATGGAATTTAGTAACCAACGAGACGATGAAATATTTGTCATTGGCGGGGCTGAAATTTTTAAGCTAGTATTGCCATTTACAGATCGATTATATTTAACTCGAATTTATCACCGATTTGAAGGAGATACATATTTTCCTGAAATAAATTTTTCAGAATGGGAGCTTATTTCTAAGGAAAAAGGTCTTAAGGATGAGAAGAATCCATTTGATTATGAATTTGAAATTTATAAAAGAAAATAA
- a CDS encoding YceG family protein produces MMNHSYSQMKTQILPITYENWFSTLQKPMKERPQFIIEQDSIHISQIVACFLGLPLDEDEYYNRLYDLIHTEQSGLILISDDSLDKKIDNHHFQAIQKVLNINREQKLSINRFVAFLDGEQLLLKSKNPSMHRKVREAMISMLQQFSSNEVDGLKSNELRRVLVDVVKWSFNHIGDNWNMVNPEQSMPKFLWYGDSNKSQKYFLYFLLVLGCDIIYFSPSGDDMLSSIGIDQIGVFVYSYPERKQAESFPTERRRRSATVAYKASREIESILNHEGSGLYKPWQLRDYTPISVTLKTTYDELFILIKEKAMIRPNFEVKNGQVKIPSIFAKIQGVSKNRKEYWDRIQFISDNEYSLLIRRFPFTNIVNNDFRFHYRNALGKDGLLDPQKMVTAHYWKYQHLPTGLQNGIATAIRNICARPYLKPAYHENIEEIKSYLFAQGMQIPASVLQFMQKFDYSQDVPKLILYNNELNGTMTRTDAALLLLLNQFGIDIVLYNPSGHNDLENFIEEGLYDAHWLEDVVFEQEFKEPSLFKKVKGIIKNIRRD; encoded by the coding sequence ATGATGAATCACTCTTACAGTCAAATGAAAACACAAATTTTGCCCATTACATATGAAAATTGGTTTAGTACGTTACAAAAGCCAATGAAGGAAAGACCGCAATTTATTATTGAACAAGATTCAATTCATATCTCTCAGATTGTTGCTTGTTTTTTAGGTTTACCTCTTGATGAGGACGAGTATTATAACCGCTTATATGATTTAATTCATACTGAACAGTCAGGACTTATTTTGATAAGTGATGATTCACTGGACAAAAAAATTGATAACCATCATTTTCAAGCTATTCAAAAGGTCCTAAATATTAATCGAGAGCAGAAATTATCTATTAACCGTTTTGTTGCATTTCTAGATGGAGAACAGTTACTTTTAAAATCAAAGAACCCCTCCATGCATAGAAAGGTTAGGGAAGCGATGATCTCTATGCTGCAGCAATTTTCATCCAATGAGGTAGATGGGTTAAAAAGTAATGAGTTGCGAAGAGTTCTTGTGGATGTAGTGAAATGGTCATTTAACCATATCGGTGATAATTGGAATATGGTTAATCCAGAGCAGTCTATGCCAAAATTTTTATGGTATGGAGATTCAAACAAAAGCCAGAAATATTTCCTGTATTTTTTACTAGTACTTGGGTGCGACATTATTTATTTTTCACCATCAGGAGACGATATGCTCTCAAGTATTGGAATAGATCAGATTGGAGTATTTGTTTACAGCTATCCTGAGCGGAAACAGGCTGAATCCTTTCCAACAGAAAGGAGAAGAAGATCAGCAACCGTTGCATACAAAGCATCAAGAGAAATTGAGTCTATTTTAAACCATGAAGGTTCCGGTCTTTATAAGCCATGGCAGCTTCGGGATTATACACCAATCTCAGTCACACTTAAAACAACTTATGATGAGCTCTTTATTTTGATCAAAGAAAAGGCAATGATTCGCCCAAATTTTGAAGTTAAGAACGGACAGGTAAAAATCCCTTCGATTTTTGCAAAAATCCAAGGCGTGAGTAAAAATCGGAAGGAGTATTGGGATCGCATACAATTCATTAGTGACAATGAGTATAGTCTATTGATCAGGAGATTTCCTTTCACAAATATTGTAAATAATGATTTCCGTTTTCATTATCGGAATGCACTTGGAAAGGATGGGCTATTAGATCCTCAAAAAATGGTGACTGCACATTATTGGAAGTATCAGCATTTGCCGACTGGTCTTCAAAATGGAATAGCTACAGCTATTCGAAATATTTGTGCAAGGCCATATTTAAAGCCTGCTTATCATGAAAATATAGAAGAGATAAAATCATATCTTTTTGCCCAAGGCATGCAAATACCTGCTAGTGTCTTGCAGTTTATGCAAAAGTTTGACTATTCTCAAGATGTGCCAAAGCTAATTCTCTATAACAATGAACTGAATGGAACGATGACAAGAACAGATGCTGCTCTTCTGTTATTATTAAATCAATTTGGAATTGACATTGTTTTATACAATCCATCCGGCCATAACGATCTAGAAAACTTTATTGAAGAAGGATTGTATGATGCACATTGGCTTGAAGATGTTGTTTTTGAACAGGAATTTAAGGAACCTTCCTTATTTAAAAAGGTTAAAGGGATAATCAAAAATATAAGGAGAGATTAA
- a CDS encoding HpcH/HpaI aldolase/citrate lyase family protein — MRLFADLHDVDCDEIFYKKPTEFSKNSSKEMLSYALGATLYMPATRPNIHQDLLSKKHSGLTSMVICLEDAIGDEEVERAEALLAAELYNLKEDMEKGLLNENDLPLIFIRIRDYDQLVRLKKRIDKGLELLTGIVIPKFCPEKGRLVLQEIQALNHKGYKLYALPILETKKVIEKETRLNELVAIKKLVDQFEDFILNIRIGATDFCGLYGIRRNSDTTVYDIAVIRDCISDIVNIFLRSDHPYVISGPVWEYFFSKERMLKPQLRQTPFRERYGQDGIQYRSKLIDKHMDGLIREIVMDKTNGLTGKTIIHPTHIRPVQALYTVTFEEYLDAKSIVDQANGTIGVMKSSFSNKMNEIKPHYYWAQKILLKSEIYGVLNEDYTYIDLLTNEVYASSPQPVKS; from the coding sequence ATGAGATTATTTGCAGATCTTCATGATGTAGATTGTGATGAGATTTTCTACAAAAAGCCAACTGAATTTTCGAAGAATTCCAGTAAAGAAATGCTATCGTATGCACTTGGAGCAACACTATATATGCCTGCTACTAGACCAAATATTCATCAGGATTTACTTTCAAAAAAACATTCCGGGTTGACATCAATGGTGATTTGCTTGGAAGATGCAATCGGAGATGAAGAAGTAGAAAGAGCTGAGGCACTACTTGCAGCTGAACTGTATAACTTAAAAGAAGATATGGAAAAAGGTCTTTTAAATGAGAACGATCTTCCTCTTATTTTTATTCGTATTAGGGACTATGACCAGTTAGTACGATTAAAAAAACGAATTGATAAAGGCTTGGAGCTGTTAACTGGCATCGTTATTCCTAAGTTTTGTCCAGAAAAGGGCAGGTTAGTATTGCAGGAAATACAAGCGCTTAATCATAAAGGGTATAAACTATATGCTTTACCAATATTAGAAACGAAAAAAGTCATAGAAAAAGAAACAAGACTTAATGAGCTTGTGGCGATAAAAAAACTTGTTGATCAATTTGAAGACTTTATCTTGAATATACGAATTGGTGCTACTGATTTTTGTGGGCTATATGGAATTCGAAGAAATTCTGATACCACCGTTTATGATATTGCGGTTATTCGTGATTGTATTTCAGATATCGTCAACATATTTCTACGTTCTGATCACCCATATGTTATCTCTGGTCCTGTTTGGGAATATTTCTTTTCAAAGGAAAGAATGTTAAAGCCACAATTAAGGCAAACACCTTTTCGTGAACGTTACGGTCAGGATGGCATTCAATATAGATCAAAATTAATCGATAAACATATGGACGGGTTAATTAGGGAAATTGTGATGGATAAAACGAACGGTTTAACTGGGAAAACGATTATTCATCCGACTCATATCAGACCTGTTCAGGCTTTATATACAGTGACATTTGAAGAATATTTAGATGCTAAAAGCATTGTTGATCAGGCGAATGGAACCATTGGTGTAATGAAAAGTAGTTTCTCCAATAAGATGAATGAAATCAAACCTCATTACTATTGGGCACAAAAGATTCTATTAAAATCAGAAATATACGGGGTGCTAAATGAAGACTATACATACATTGACTTGCTCACCAACGAAGTATATGCTTCCAGTCCTCAACCAGTTAAGAGTTGA
- a CDS encoding thymidylate synthase, with amino-acid sequence MKQYLKLCEHVLEHGVKKEDRTGTGTISTFGYQMRFDLQKGFPLLTTKKLHIRSIIHELLWFLQGDTNIKYLQDNGVRIWNEWADQDGNLGPVYGHQWRSWTGADGKTIDQISDLIKQIKTNPDSRRMIVNAWNVGDIEKMALPPCHCMFQFYVAEGKLSCQLYQRSADVFLGVPFNIASYALLTLMIAQVCDLEPGEFIHTFGDTHIYTNHLEQIKLQLSRDTRSLPILKINPEVKDIFSFKYEDFSLENYEPHPHIKGAVSV; translated from the coding sequence ATGAAACAATATTTAAAACTATGTGAGCATGTGTTAGAACATGGGGTAAAAAAAGAGGATAGAACGGGAACTGGTACGATTAGCACTTTTGGATATCAAATGCGATTTGATCTGCAAAAAGGCTTTCCTCTTTTAACAACTAAGAAATTGCATATACGATCAATCATTCATGAGTTGCTATGGTTCTTGCAAGGAGATACGAATATTAAATATCTTCAAGATAACGGAGTAAGAATTTGGAATGAGTGGGCCGATCAGGATGGTAATTTAGGACCTGTATATGGACATCAATGGAGATCATGGACAGGTGCTGACGGAAAGACAATTGATCAAATCAGTGACTTAATCAAGCAAATAAAAACGAACCCTGATTCAAGAAGAATGATTGTAAATGCATGGAATGTTGGTGATATTGAGAAGATGGCGCTACCACCTTGCCACTGCATGTTCCAATTTTATGTCGCAGAAGGGAAATTATCTTGTCAGCTTTACCAAAGGTCAGCGGATGTATTTCTGGGTGTTCCATTTAATATTGCTTCATATGCATTACTGACTCTAATGATAGCTCAAGTGTGCGATTTAGAGCCTGGGGAATTCATCCATACATTCGGGGATACACATATATATACAAATCATTTAGAACAAATAAAGCTGCAGCTTAGCCGTGACACACGCTCATTGCCGATATTGAAAATAAATCCTGAAGTAAAAGATATTTTCAGCTTTAAGTATGAGGACTTCTCCTTAGAAAACTACGAGCCCCACCCGCATATTAAGGGAGCTGTTAGCGTATGA
- a CDS encoding TerD family protein — protein sequence MAVSLSKGQKVDLTKTNPGLSKVIVGLGWDVNKYDGGNDFDLDSSVFLLGDNGKVISDSDFVFYNNTNGGNGSVVHTGDNRTGDGDGDDEQVKINLANVPSNIQRISFTITIHEGEARNQNFGQVSNAYARIISEDTGEELIRYDLGEDFSIETALVVGELYRHNGEWKFSAIGSGYQGGLAALAKDFGLQVG from the coding sequence ATGGCAGTTAGTTTATCAAAAGGACAAAAAGTAGACTTAACTAAAACTAATCCTGGTTTATCAAAAGTTATCGTAGGTTTAGGTTGGGATGTTAATAAATATGATGGAGGAAATGACTTTGATCTCGACTCCTCTGTTTTTTTACTAGGGGATAACGGAAAAGTTATATCTGATAGTGACTTTGTATTTTATAACAACACAAATGGTGGTAATGGTTCAGTTGTACATACAGGTGACAACCGTACAGGTGATGGAGACGGAGATGATGAGCAAGTTAAAATTAACTTAGCAAATGTCCCTTCTAATATTCAACGTATTTCTTTCACTATTACTATTCACGAAGGTGAAGCACGTAATCAAAACTTTGGCCAAGTTTCAAATGCATATGCCCGTATAATAAGTGAAGATACTGGTGAGGAGCTTATTCGCTATGATTTAGGAGAAGACTTCTCAATTGAAACTGCACTTGTTGTTGGTGAGCTCTATAGACATAATGGAGAATGGAAATTTAGTGCCATTGGCAGTGGATATCAAGGCGGTTTAGCTGCATTAGCAAAAGATTTTGGTTTGCAGGTTGGTTAA
- a CDS encoding cysteine protease StiP family protein yields the protein MNEIIDEMKIFGSYAEKDVIFLLKDLSNIQLEGSIDNREKQIQSGQHYSESLPIEYFPPDNYMQLFRETLNGYKHKVALCTGIVSEQIFQNKGEDAVLVSLARAGTPVGILIKRYITARYQVDLPHYSVSIIRDKGLDENAILYILKQHPGKKIQFVDGWTGKGAISIELTKACHRFHKRYGIMLDDTLAVLADPGHCSGLYGTREDFLIPSACLNSTVSGLVSRTVLTNELIGPDDFHGAKYYEELKSADVSNEFLEIVTKEFPFIMNEASKEAGSKINLHEEATFKGMQEVLNIQAEFNIETTHYIKPGVGETTRVLLRRVPWRILMKDPESPYVRHILMLAKERNVEIIHYPNMSYTCCGLIKKVGKNQC from the coding sequence ATGAATGAAATTATAGATGAAATGAAAATTTTCGGTTCATATGCGGAGAAGGATGTCATTTTTCTTTTAAAGGATTTAAGTAATATTCAATTAGAGGGCTCAATTGATAATCGGGAAAAGCAAATCCAGTCTGGCCAGCATTATAGTGAATCATTGCCAATAGAATATTTTCCTCCAGATAATTATATGCAATTATTCCGAGAAACTCTTAATGGATATAAGCATAAAGTAGCATTATGCACCGGTATTGTTTCCGAACAAATTTTTCAAAATAAAGGTGAAGATGCTGTCCTTGTATCATTAGCTCGAGCGGGAACTCCGGTTGGGATTTTGATCAAACGCTATATAACAGCTCGCTACCAAGTGGATTTACCACATTATAGTGTATCCATTATTCGAGACAAAGGACTGGATGAAAATGCAATCCTTTATATATTGAAGCAGCATCCTGGTAAAAAGATTCAGTTTGTTGATGGTTGGACTGGTAAAGGGGCTATTTCGATTGAATTAACAAAAGCTTGTCATCGTTTTCATAAGAGGTATGGAATCATGCTCGATGATACACTTGCTGTGTTAGCAGATCCTGGGCATTGTTCGGGTTTATACGGCACGAGGGAGGACTTTTTAATTCCGAGTGCTTGTTTAAATTCAACCGTATCGGGCTTAGTAAGTAGGACGGTTTTAACGAATGAATTAATTGGACCAGATGATTTTCATGGTGCTAAATATTATGAAGAATTAAAAAGTGCAGATGTTTCTAATGAATTCTTAGAGATCGTCACCAAGGAATTTCCATTTATCATGAATGAAGCATCAAAAGAAGCAGGTTCGAAAATAAATCTTCATGAAGAGGCAACCTTCAAAGGAATGCAGGAAGTGCTTAATATTCAAGCAGAATTTAATATAGAAACGACTCATTATATTAAGCCGGGTGTAGGAGAAACGACACGAGTGTTACTAAGGAGAGTGCCTTGGAGAATTCTTATGAAAGATCCTGAAAGCCCATATGTCAGACATATATTAATGCTCGCAAAGGAAAGAAATGTTGAAATCATACATTATCCAAATATGAGCTATACTTGTTGTGGACTAATTAAAAAGGTTGGAAAAAATCAATGTTAA